A window of Citrus sinensis cultivar Valencia sweet orange chromosome 7, DVS_A1.0, whole genome shotgun sequence contains these coding sequences:
- the LOC102628473 gene encoding cyclin-D3-2 produces the protein MALPQDNTDAHHHQLETTPLALDGLFCDEESFEFEECCIDAETERCEEKESPLPPVLQEHDLFWDDNELLSLICKEKKENFVPSDPISDEILILARKEVVEWVLRVKAHFGFTALTAILAVNYFDRFILSHSFQKDKPWMGQLVAVACLSLAAKVDETQVPLLLDLQVKDPKYVFEAKTIQRMELLVLSTLQWRMNPVTPISFFDHIVRRLGLKTHLHWEFLYRCEHLLLSVIADSRFMCYLPSTLATATMLHTIQEVEPCNPVEHQNLLMGVLNISQDKLKECYLLILELSRGNGSQNQSCKRKHFPLPGSPSCIIDANFSCDSSNDSWPAASPFSSPPEPRFKRSRIHVQQMRLPSLTRTFVDVLSSPR, from the exons ATGGCTTTGCCACAAGATAATACTGATGCCCACCACCACCAGCTTGAAACCACTCCACTGGCTCTTGACGGCCTTTTTTGCGATGAAGAAAGTTTCGAGTTTGAGGAGTGTTGTATTGATGCTGAGACTGAGAGATGTGAGGAAAAGGAGTCGCCTTTACCACCTGTTTTGCAAGAACATGACTTGTTTTGGGATGATAACGAGTTGTTGTCTTTGATctgtaaagaaaaaaaagaaaactttgtGCCTAGTGATCCAATCTCAGATGAGATTTTAATTCTGGCTCGTAAAGAGGTTGTTGAGTGGGTGCTTAGGGTTAAGGCTCATTTTGGTTTCACTGCTTTGACCGCTATTCTTGCTGTTAACTACTTTGATAGGTTCATTTTAAGCCATTCGTTTCAAAAAGACAAGCCCTGGATGGGTCAGCTTGTTGCTGTAGCTTGCTTGTCTCTGGCTGCTAAAGTGGATGAGACCCAAGTGCCCCTTCTTTTGGACTTGCAA GTGAAGGACCCGAAATATGTTTTTGAGGCAAAGACTATTCAGAGAATGGAGCTTCTGGTGCTCTCTACACTTCAATGGAGGATGAATCCTGTGACTCCTATTTCATTCTTTGATCACATTGTGAGAAGGCTTGGGTTGAAGACCCACTTGCACTGGGAATTTCTCTATAGGTGTGAGCATTTGCTTCTCTCTGTCATTGCTG ATTCACGGTTTATGTGCTATCTTCCTTCTACATTGGCTACTGCAACAATGCTTCATACAATTCAGGAGGTTGAGCCATGCAATCCTGTGGAACACCAAAATCTGCTTATGGGTGTGCTTAACATCAGTCAG GATAAGCTTAAGGAGTGCTACTTGCTCATCCTAGAGTTATCAAGAGGCAACGGAAGCCAAAACCAGAGTTGCAAGCGCAAGCATTTTCCATTACCCGGAAGCCCGAGTTGTATTATTGATGCGAATTTCAGCTGTGACAGCTCAAATGACTCGTGGCCTGCTGCTTCGCCATTCTCATCACCACCGGAGCCTCGATTCAAAAGGAGCAGAATCCATGTTCAGCAGATGCGTTTGCCTTCACTTACTCGCACGTTTGTGGATGTGCTTAGCAGCCCTCGTTAG
- the LOC102627788 gene encoding ADP-ribosylation factor 1, with amino-acid sequence MGMVISRLKMLFARKEMRILMVGLDAAGKTTILYKLKLGEIVTTIPTIGFNVETVEYKNVSFTVWDVGGQDKIRPLWRHYFQNTHGLIFVVDSNDRERIGEAKDELHRMLSEDELREAVLLVFANKQDLPNAMSVSEVTDKLGLHSLRQRRWYIQAACATSGQGLYEGLDWLSSNVSAKG; translated from the exons ATGGGTATGGTAATATCAAGACTGAAAATGCTGTTTGCGAGGAAAGAAATGAGGATTTTAATGGTGGGTCTTGATGCTGCTGGAAAAACAACCATTCTTTACAAGCTCAAACTTGGAGAGATTGTTACTACCATACCCACAATTG GATTCAATGTGGAAACTGTTGAGTACAAAAATGTAAGCTTCACGGTGTGGGATGTAGGAGGGCAGGATAAG ATAAGACCATTGTGGCGACACTACTTTCAAAACACACATGGTCTGATATTCGTGGTCGATAGTAATGATCGAGAAAGAATTGGGGAAGCCAAAGATGAACTGCATAGAATGCTGAGCGAG GATGAGCTGCGTGAGGCCGTATTGCTTGTATTTGCTAACAAGCAGGATCTCCCAAATGCCATGAGTGTTTCAGAAGTCACTGACAAACTTGGCCTGCACTCACTTCGCCAACGTCGCtg GTATATCCAGGCAGCTTGTGCCACCTCTGGTCAAGGACTTTATGAGGGTCTTGATTGGCTCTCTAGCAATGTCTCTGCCAAG GGTTAA